From Scophthalmus maximus strain ysfricsl-2021 chromosome 14, ASM2237912v1, whole genome shotgun sequence, one genomic window encodes:
- the gabpa gene encoding GA-binding protein alpha chain, producing the protein MAKSEPEEMIEIEIDEREKQTCLEETIEEQTINASDLIQQDIDINEPIGNLKKLLEPRIQISLDAYEICLQDIQLHPDHSLFDQGVKTDGTVQLSLQIITKPGEEKLNILEIVKPVETVEVVIDPDAAGEEGTLVEEGHLIAVDRSGLSDETSEQVTRWAAALEGYRKEQVRLGIPYDPVLWSADQVIHWAVWVMKEFNIDEMEIGSIHIPGRELCAFSQEEFLQKVPNGEILWSHLELLRKYVLASQDQSGGDATVTIDQPVQIIPAQVSTPTAIKVLKQSRGPRTPRISGGEERSSPGNRTGNNGQIQLWQFLLELLTDKDARDCISWVGEEGEFKLNQPELVAQKWGQRKNKPTMNYEKLSRALRYYYDGDMISKVQGKRFVYKFVCDLRTLIGYSAAELNSLVTECEQKKLARMQMHGIGQPITTVTLATTAMDKDS; encoded by the exons ATGGCTAAAAGTGAACCAGAGGAGATGATAGAGATTGAGATCGATGAACGGGAGAAACAGACATGCCTGGAGGAAAC CATTGAGGAGCAAACAATCAATGCATCTGATTTGATTCAGCAAGACATTGACATAAACGAGCCcattggaaatttaaaaaagcttttggAGCCCCGTATCCAAATATCACTGGATGCGTACGAGATCTGCCTGCAGGACATTCAG CTTCACCCCGACCACAGCCTCTTCGATCAGGGAGTAAAGACGGACGGCACAGTGCAGCTCAGCCTGCAGATTATAACCAAACCAG GTGAGGAGAAGCTGAACATTTTGGAAATTGTGAAGCCAGTAGAAACAGTAGAGGTGGTGATCGATCCGGATGCGGCCGGGGAGGAGGGCACTCTGGTGGAGGAGGGTCATCTGATCGCTGTGGATAGGTCCGGCCTCTCCGATGAGACTTCAGAACAGGTTACACGCTGGGCTGCAGCACTCGAAGGCTACCGCAAAGAGCAGGTCCGCCTGGGCATACCATATG ACCCCGTGCTTTGGTCGGCTGACCAGGTGATACACTGGGCTGTTTGGGTGATGAAGGAATTCAACATCGACGAGATGGAAATCGGCAGCATTCACATCCCAGGCCGAGAGCTCTGTGCTTTCAGCCAAGAGGAGTTCCTTCAGAAAGTGCCTAATGGAGAGATACTCTGGAGTCACCTGGAGCTCCTCCGCAAAT ATGTGTTGGCCAGCCAGGACCAGTCTGGAGGGGATGCCACAGTCACAATTGATCAGC CTGTGCAGATAATCCCGGCTCAGGTGAGCACACCCACGGCCATAAAGGTGCTGAAGCAGAGTCGTGGCCCCAGAACGCCGCGTAtttcaggaggagaggagcgcaGCTCACCTGGCAACCGCACAG GTAACAACGGTCAGATCCAGCTGTGGCAGTTCTTGCTGGAGCTGCTGACGGACAAGGATGCGAGAGACTGCATATCCTGGGTGGGCGAGGAGGGGGAGTTCAAACTCAACCAACCTGAACTTGTGGCTCAGAAATGGGGCCAACGCAAGAACAAGCCCACCATGAACTACGAGAAACTCAGCAGAGCCCTCAG GTATTACTATGACGGGGACATGATCAGCAAGGTGCAGGGCAAGCGCTTCGTCTACAAGTTTGTTTGCGACCTGAGGACTCTGATTGGCTACAGTGCTGCTGAGCTCAACAGCCTGGTGACCGAGTGCGAGCAGAAGAAACTGGCTCGCATGCAGATGCACGGCATCGGTCAGCCCATCACCACAGTGACCTTGGCCACCACGGCAATGGACAAGGACAGTTGA
- the u2af1 gene encoding splicing factor U2AF 35 kDa subunit, whose protein sequence is MAEYLASIFGTEKDKVNCSFYFKIGACRHGDRCSRLHNKPTFSQTIALLNIYRNPQNSAQSADGLTCAISDMEMQEHYDEFFEEVFTEMEEKYGEVEEMNVCDNLGDHLVGNVYVKFRYEEDAEKAVIDLNNRWFNGQPIHAELSPVTDFREACCRQYEMGECTRGGFCNFMHLKPISRELRRELYGRRRKGRHRTRSRSRERRSRSRDRGRGGGGGRGDHERRRSRDRERSGRF, encoded by the exons ATGGCAGAATACCTGGCGTCCATTTTTGGGACTGAGAAAGATAA GGTCAactgctctttttattttaaaattggtGCCTGTCGACATGGAGACCGCTGCTCCAGATTACACAACAAGCCAACTTTCAGCCAg accATTGCCCTCCTGAACATTTACCGGAACCCCCAAAACAGTGCCCAGTCTGCCGATGGCCTCACCT GTGCCATCAGTGACATGGAGATGCAGGAGCACTATGATGAGTTTTTTGAG GAGGTCTTCACagagatggaagaaaaataCGGAGAAGTGGAGGAGATGAACGTATGTGACAACCTTGGGGACCACCTAGTAGGAAACGTGTACGTGAAG TTCCGTTACGAGGAGGACGCAGAGAAGGCCGTGATAGACCTGAACAACCGGTGGTTCAATGGGCAGCCCATCCACGCCGAACTCTCTCCCGTCACAGACTTCAGAGAAGCTTGCTGTCGCCAGTATGAGATGGG GGAATGCACTCGTGGTGGCTTCTGTAACTTCATGCATCTGAAGCCCATCTCCCGTGAACTGAGGAGAGAGCTCTACGGACGCCGGAGGAAGGG CCGTCATCGGACTCGGTCTCGATCAAGAGAGAGACGATCTCGCTCTCGAGACAGAGGCCGGGGAGGTGGTGGCGGCCGCGGAGACCACGAGAGACGCCgctccagagacagagagcgttCCGGCCGATTCTGA